The Impatiens glandulifera chromosome 3, dImpGla2.1, whole genome shotgun sequence genome contains a region encoding:
- the LOC124928732 gene encoding leucine-rich repeat receptor protein kinase HPCA1-like: MGSRELFFLVLLSFLTCLVLVASETNNLDVTSLKALMDGWKNVPPNWVGTDPCGSHWIGIGCTGASITSITLASLSLSGTLSGDIASLSGLTKLDLSYNKGLTGSLPQSIGSLKNLTILCLIGCSFSGPIPDTIGSLPQLSTLSLNRNSFTGRIPSSIGNLKSLYWLDLAENQLTGPLPVSDGTTSGLDQLVNAKHFHLDKNQFTGEIPPQLFAPNMKLIHVLLEFNQLTGSIPSTIGLLQHLEVLRLDGNILTGDVPSNISSLTSVGQLDLSNNQLTGSIPDLGRMTILNTLDLSNNSFQASAFPSWYSNLPSLTTLHMQSTQLEGEVPPNLFTLPQLQTVILRNNQLNGTLNLTSNPSSQLKLVDLRDNKIDSFIERPGVNHVILARNPVCIGEEKLYCRDVQLDHPSYTSESNNCISSTCKVDQTSSPNCLCAYPYTGNLYFRAPTFSDLGNSTIYKILEHSMNVSFTELGLPVDSISLSNPIRNSDKYLELRLEIFPSSAENFNCTGISSIGFVMSNQTFKPPHMFGPYFFIPFTYDHFPGGSNKSVNVAVIIGVVVGGSILVLLAIFIGFYALRQRKRAVKADKKNNPFSSWGSSKDKSGGDIPQLKGARAFSFGEVKKYTNNFSKANDIGSGGYGIVYKGTLPNGHLLAIKRAQKGSMQGAVEFKSEIELLSRVHHKNVVGLVGFCFDQGEQMLVYEYIPNGTLKESLLGKSGIMLDWSRRLRIALGAARGLHYLHELANPPIIHRDIKSNNILLDERLNAKVADFGLSKAMGDSEQTHISTQVKGTMGYMDPEYYMTQHLTDKSDVYSFGVLLLEIVTAKQPIDKGKYIVREVRQRMDKTKVLYDIHELIDPTLLGLTLNGLEKFVEIAMRCVADTAAERPTMGEVVKEIEGVAQMAGMNPNAESSTTSENYEGSSQAFSHPYSDESLSVYK, encoded by the exons ATGGGATCAAGGGAGTTGTTCTTCTTGGTGTTGCTTTCCTTTCTAACTTGTCTGGTATTAGTTGCTTCTGAAACAAATAATCTTGATG TCACTAGTCTGAAAGCTCTTATGGATGGCTGGAAAAATGTACCGCCAAATTGGGTTGGAACAGATCCCTGTGGAAGCCATTGGATTGGAATTGGGTGTACTGGTGCAAGCATCACGTCAAT AACTCTGGCTAGCTTGAGCTTGAGTGGCACTCTTTCTGGAGATATAGCATCATTGTCTGGATTAACGAAGCT GGATCTTTCTTATAACAAAGGCTTGACAGGATCCCTTCCTCAATCCATTGGGAGTTTAAAGAATTTGACAATCTT ATGTCTTATCGGCTGCAGCTTCTCTGGTCCGATTCCAGACACCATAGGATCATTGCCTCAGCTATCTACCTT GTCCTTGAATCGCAACAGCTTCACGGGAAGAATACCATCTTCTATTGGTAACTTAAAAAGCCTGTATTGGTTGGATCTCGCAGAGAATCAGCTTACTGGACCACTCCCAGTCTCTGATGGAACAACGAGCGGTCTTGATCAGCTGGTTAATGCAAAACACTT TCATTTAGATAAGAATCAGTTCACCGGTGAAATCCCACCTCAACTTTTCGCTCCAAATATGAAACTCATACATGT GCTTTTGGAGTTCAACCAGCTCACAGGCAGCATTCCTTCAACAATAGGACTTCTGCAGCACCTTGAAGTGCT CCGACTTGATGGGAACATATTAACCGGAGATGTACCATCTAACATTAGCAGTCTTACAAGTGTCGGCCAACT GGACTTATCAAACAATCAACTTACAGGCTCTATACCTGATCTTGGAAGAATGACTATTCTCAATACTTT GGATCTGAGCAATAACTCATTCCAAGCATCTGCATTCCCTTCTTGGTATTCCAATCTGCCATCATTGACAACATT GCATATGCAAAGCACACAGCTTGAAGGCGAAGTTCCTCCAAATCTCTTCACCCTTCCTCAGCTGCAAACCGT CATACTGAGAAACAACCAACTGAACGGGACTCTAAACCTCACTTCCAACCCGAGCAGCCAGTTGAAGCTGGTTGATTTGCGAGATAATAAGATAGACTCATTCATCGAAAGACCTGGTGTGAATCATGTAAT ACTGGCTAGAAATCCTGTATGTATTGGAGAAGAAAAATTGTACTGCCGTGATGTTCAGTTAGATCATCCCTCCTATACGTCTGAATCGAATAACTGTATTTCTTCCACCTGTAAGGTTGATCAAACTTCAAGTCCCAACTGCCTATGTGCTTATCCATACACAGGAAATCTATACTTCAGAGCTCCTACATTCTCAGATTTGGGAAACTCAACAATCTACAAAATTCTAGAGCATTCTATGAACGTTTCTTTCACCGAATTAGGCCTTCCTGTGGACTCGATTTCTTTGAGTAATCCAATCAGGAACTCTGATAAATACCTTGAGTTAAGGCTGGAAATTTTCCCATCCAGCGCAGAAAATTTCAACTGCACAGGAATTTCATCTATTGGATTTGTTATGAGCAACCAAACTTTCAAGCCTCCACACATGTTTGGACCTTATTTCTTCATACCTTTTACATATGATCATTTCCCAG GTGGTTCTAACAAGTCAGTGAATGTTGCTGTCATAATTGGGGTAGTGGTTGGTGGTTCTATCCTCGTGTTGTTGGCTATATTTATCGGATTTTATGCGTTACGTCAGAGGAAAAGAGCAGTGAAAGCTGATAAGAAGAATAATCCTTTCT CTTCTTGGGGCTCAAGTAAGGATAAGAGTGGTGGTGACATTCCTCAGTTAAAAGGGGCGAGGGCATTCTCGTTTGGGGAAGTGAAGAAGTACACAAACAATTTCTCCAAGGCCAATGATATCGGTTCGGGTGGCTATGGGATAGTGTACAAGGGTACTCTTCCAAATGGGCATCTTCTTGCTATTAAAAGAGCACAAAAGGGATCAATGCAAGGAGCAGTTGAGTTCAAAAGTGAGATTGAGCTTTTATCGAGAGTCCATCACAAGAATGTAGTCGGGCTTGTTGGATTTTGCTTTGATCAAGGCGAGCAGATGCTTGTCTACGAGTACATTCCAAATGGAACTCTCAAGGAGAGCCTCTTAG GAAAATCGGGAATCATGTTAGATTGGTCTAGGAGGCTTCGGATAGCTCTCGGAGCAGCTAGGGGCTTGCACTATTTGCATGAACTTGCAAATCCTCCAATCATACATAGGGACATTAAATCCAACAACATTTTACTTGACGAAAGGCTAAATGCTAAAGTTGCTGATTTTGGTCTCTCCAAAGCAATGGGAGACTCTGAACAAACACACATCAGTACTCAAGTCAAGGGAACTATG GGATACATGGATCCGGAATACTACATGACACAACACCTGACAGACAAGAGCGACGTTTATAGTTTTGGTGTGCTATTATTAGAGATTGTAACCGCCAAACAACCGATCGATAAAGGCAAGTATATAGTAAGAGAGGTTCGACAAAGAATGGACAAAACCAAAGTTCTTTATGATATTCACGAGCTCATAGACCCCACTCTCTTGGGCCTAACACTTAATGGCTTGGAGAAGTTTGTGGAAATCGCGATGAGATGCGTTGCGGATACAGCAGCCGAGAGGCCTACAATGGGAGAAGTTGTGAAGGAAATCGAGGGTGTAGCTCAGATGGCTGGCATGAATCCAAATGCTGAGTCATCGACTACATCCGAGAACTATGAAGGGTCTAGCCAAGCGTTTAGCCATCCTTATAGTGATGAAAGTTTGTCTGTTTATAAGTAA